The following proteins are encoded in a genomic region of Montipora foliosa isolate CH-2021 chromosome 8, ASM3666993v2, whole genome shotgun sequence:
- the LOC138013020 gene encoding protein HEXIM1-like, with protein sequence MTEQIDSSSTSEHKTCTTITGTGRAQSASVDQDGNEGDDERTSGQSAGETADAEAEIDDNGKEHESSEPVVREQPSDTTGWKPLPIRKKHRRGSKRNHNKPGKRYVPYSKLSWEEKRQRDERDTKRANKLREQYFNAKGRPTAPYNTTQYLMAEHDLAEPDLGSHVHMQSGSDHESAMRNRQLSNSCDDSDFDDDYNESPEDEIYEQKFFEKDFTEAYEQVHVENLHSMSKSELVREFMMLEERVENMEIRLKESEAIGNAYARTSSGEIPNVLNGEGHTLESRTKEEVLLIELNKLRKENERLRKENEDMKKSCLKCVAAKIS encoded by the coding sequence ATGACGGAACAAATTGATTCCTCGTCAACATCAGAACACAAGACGTGCACTACAATTACAGGCACTGGTCGAGCACAGAGCGCTTCTGTAGATCAAGATGGCAATGAAGGGGATGATGAACGGACAAGCGGACAGAGTGCAGGAGAAACAGCTGACGCAGAGGCTGAAATTGATGACAATGGCAAAGAACATGAAAGCAGCGAACCTGTCGTAAGAGAGCAGCCGTCGGATACAACAGGGTGGAAACCTTTGCCCATTCGCAAGAAACACCGTCGAGGGTCGAAACGTAATCACAACAAACCAGGGAAAAGGTATGTTCCATATTCAAAACTTTCCTGggaagaaaaaagacaaagggATGAAAGAGATACGAAAAGAGCCAATAAACTACGCGAACAGTACTTTAACGCGAAAGGAAGACCAACTGCTCCTTACAACACTACACAGTATTTGATGGCGGAGCATGATTTGGCGGAACCCGATTTAGGTTCACATGTTCATATGCAGTCAGGGAGTGATCATGAAAGTGCTATGCGAAACAGACAACTTTCTAACTCCTGTGATGATTCAGACTTTGACGATGACTACAATGAATCACCTGAGGACGAAATTTACGAGCAGAAGTTCTTCGAGAAAGACTTCACAGAAGCTTACGAACAAGTTCATGTGGAGAATCTTCATTCAATGAGCAAAAGTGAACTTGTTCGTGAATTTATGATGCTTGAGGAGCGTGTGGAAAACATGGAAATAAGATTGAAAGAGTCTGAGGCAATCGGTAATGCTTACGCGAGAACTTCTAGCGGGGAAATCCCTAATGTCTTGAACGGAGAAGGCCACACTTTGGAATCTAGGACAAAAGAAGAGGTGTTGCTCATTGAACTAAACAAACTTCGTAAAGAAAACGAACGCCTGAGAAAAGAGAACGAGGACATGAAGAAAAGTTGCCTGAAATGTGTCGCTGCTAAAATCTCGTAG
- the LOC138012544 gene encoding coiled-coil domain-containing protein AGAP005037-like isoform X2: MPSPRRKFLVKCSQPSSRGLKGKLFGGVKVKRARSFSGREKQKWSPSKDIKEDTATTVSDSEAKGHGRRPRRRTTSDVGEDVEKAKRLQQQGHSSEHDTQAAQTLSRQQIISMVKKRFGLKPEENGRNKPNGMQEDEVPAVPPPPVLSSSPKQQRYQLLLDKPGTYPTMPRKEENHVSHTTTSTPGVVYLQFGDEIKRAMLPAGLDDMSQVQTLFNQTFSDKIKEHGGNRRTIYIKDNSCGVFYELDNVSDLSNKSHLKVLETRPFQNGPLSHPVSSPTAVHTGAQVTSTPLPNHSYVPPANAIHGGSGIKYTRTTTMTRQPVNGGPSVTTVTRVVNNGVGENAVARTAVSEGSLMDRKKVPLPGLGTMLKPRRQSHDPVEDQLETLTSMLQDALKTGSQDSLPGKSTEEESASSSQSSVIDHVSTEAKSKQIPAPPPRASSHTVSRESSLKYSHTLQRDSPRGTKRDMSQQFQTQTLPLPTSKQKQRALADSPTPLSSNSSTSSGSHASVRYEGRVKDRQALEVRASTLRGDVRMLRADLNQLKQFQTFQAQQFDELIRHAKEQIVQQVTRISKAEASSGNSCTQKIQMDEMAYVRSKNNINRQISELESEVEMVRLDVVQKRCIGNPAEVDSLNNQLSIISRQVSDLKSEFAELHDKMKSNMASELEVIVQGDKFLKEEPSKLESLVSRCKHITGTLFTLQKLLSAQQQMKSESEASSFSSLEDVDKEIIDSIRSVQRDYLQQRASDHYSEESKASSPGRGRQKVRFYDEVTQLP; the protein is encoded by the exons GACTGAAAGGAAAGCTGTTCGGTGGAGTTAAGGTGAAGAGAGCTCGGTCGTTTTCTGGaagagaaaaacagaaatggtCTCCAAGCAAGGACATTAAAGAAG ACACGGCTACTACTGTCAGTGATTCGGAGGCCAAGGGCCATGGGCGTCGACCCAGAAGACGCACAACGTCAGATGTTGGAGAGGATGTGGAAAAGGCAAAAAGATTGCAACAACAAGGACACTCAAGTGAACATGACACACAAGCTGCCCAGACACTATCTCGTCAGCAAATAATATCTATGGTAAAGAAGCGTTTTGGACTTAAACCAGAAGAGAATGGCAGGAATAAACCAAATGGGATGCAAGAGGATGAAGTG CCAGCTGTTCCCCCACCTCCAGTGTTGTCTTCTTCTCCGAAACAGCAGCGTTACCAGCTGCTGTTGGACAAACCTGGAACGTACCCTACAATGCCACGAAAAGAGGAAAATCATGTATCACACACTACTACCTCAACACCTG GGGTGGTGTATTTACAGTTTGGGGATGAGATTAAACGGGCCATGTTGCCAGCTGGTCTGGATGACATGTCACAGGTGCAAACACTGTTTAATCAAACATTCTCTGACAAGATCAAGGAACATGGAGGCAATCGCAGGACCATATATATCAAGGATAATTCCTGTGGTGTATTTTATGAACTGGACAATGTCAG TGATCTGTCAAACAAGTCTCATCTCAAAGTCTTGGAGACTAGGCCTTTCCAGAATGGTCCATTGTCTCATCCAGTAAGCAGCCCTACAGCTGTCCATACTGGTGCTCAAGTAACAAGCACTCCTTTACCAAATCACAGCTATGTGCCTCCTGCCAATGCCATCCATGGTGGCAGCGGCATCAAGTATACCCGGACAACCACAATGACGCGACAGCCGGTGAATGGAGGTCCAAGTGTAACTACTGTTACAAGGGTCGTTAACAATGGTGTTGGTGAAAATGCAGTTGCACGCACGGCAGTGTCTgaaggatcactaatggatagGAAAAAAGTTCCGCTGCCTGGACTTGGTACAATGCTTAAACCAAGAAG ACAGTCGCATGATCCAGTTGAGGATCAACTGGAAACACTTACCAGCATGTTGCAAGATGCCCTCAAAACAGGAAGCCAGGACAGCTTACCTGGCAAAAGCACAGAAGAGGAAAGTGCATCGAGCTCTCAGAGCAGTGTTATTGATCATGTTTCCACAGAAG CAAAATCTAAACAAATCCCAGCCCCACCTCCAAGAGCTTCCAGTCACACAGTATCAAGGGAATCTTCTCTAAAATATAGTCATACTTTGCAAAGAGATTCCCCACGAGGGACAAAGAGAGACATGAGTCAACAGTTTCAAACACAGACGCTTCCATTACCGACATCCAAGCAAAAACAGAGAGCATTAGCAGACAGCCCGACACCATTATCCTCGAACAGCTCAACATCATCTGGAAGTCATGCATCGGTCAGATATGAAG GCCGTGTAAAAGACAGACAGGCTCTTGAGGTCAGAGCATCCACGTTACGTGGGGATGTACGAATGCTGAGAGCTGACTTAAACCAGCTGAAGCAGTTTCAAACCTTTCAAGCCCAACAGTTTGATGAGCTAATAAGACATGCAAAAGAGCAAATTGTACAACAAGTTACCAGAATAAGTAAAG CTGAAGCATCTTCAGGGAATTCTTGTACACAGAAGATCCAAATGGATGAGATGGCGTATGTAAGAAGCAAGAATAATATTAACAGACAAATAAG TGAACTGGAAAGTGAAGTGGAGATGGTCCGTTTGGATGTTGTTCAGAAACGATGTATTGGAAACCCTGCTGAAGTTGACAGTCTCAACAATCAGTTGTCAATCATAAGCCGTCAAGTTTCTGATCTAAAGA GTGAATTTGCTGAACTacatgacaaaatgaaatcaaacaTGGCATCAGAACTGGAGGTCATTGTTCAGGGAGACAA ATTTTTAAAAGAAGAGCCTTCCAAGCTTGAGAGCCTGGTCAGCAGGTGTAAACACATAACAGGAACATTATTTACACTACAAAA GCTACTTTCTGCGCAGCAACAAATGAAGAGTGAAAGCGAAGCATCATCATTTAGCTCTCTTGAG GATGTTGATAAAGAGATAATCGATAGTATACGATCCGTGCAAAGAGATTATCTACAACAAAGAGCCTCAGATCATTACAGCGAG GAATCAAAGGCATCATCGCCAGGGAGAGGCCGCCAGAAAGTTCGTTTCTATGATGAGGTTACCCAGCTTCCGTAA
- the LOC138012544 gene encoding coiled-coil domain-containing protein AGAP005037-like isoform X4 → MGDSQTFLVRYTKRQKYTATTVSDSEAKGHGRRPRRRTTSDVGEDVEKAKRLQQQGHSSEHDTQAAQTLSRQQIISMVKKRFGLKPEENGRNKPNGMQEDEVPAVPPPPVLSSSPKQQRYQLLLDKPGTYPTMPRKEENHVSHTTTSTPGVVYLQFGDEIKRAMLPAGLDDMSQVQTLFNQTFSDKIKEHGGNRRTIYIKDNSCGVFYELDNVSDLSNKSHLKVLETRPFQNGPLSHPVSSPTAVHTGAQVTSTPLPNHSYVPPANAIHGGSGIKYTRTTTMTRQPVNGGPSVTTVTRVVNNGVGENAVARTAVSEGSLMDRKKVPLPGLGTMLKPRRQSHDPVEDQLETLTSMLQDALKTGSQDSLPGKSTEEESASSSQSSVIDHVSTEAKSKQIPAPPPRASSHTVSRESSLKYSHTLQRDSPRGTKRDMSQQFQTQTLPLPTSKQKQRALADSPTPLSSNSSTSSGSHASVRYEGRVKDRQALEVRASTLRGDVRMLRADLNQLKQFQTFQAQQFDELIRHAKEQIVQQVTRISKAEASSGNSCTQKIQMDEMAYVRSKNNINRQISELESEVEMVRLDVVQKRCIGNPAEVDSLNNQLSIISRQVSDLKSEFAELHDKMKSNMASELEVIVQGDKFLKEEPSKLESLVSRCKHITGTLFTLQKLLSAQQQMKSESEASSFSSLEDVDKEIIDSIRSVQRDYLQQRASDHYSEESKASSPGRGRQKVRFYDEVTQLP, encoded by the exons ATGGGAGACAGTCAAACCTTCCTCGTACGCTATACTAAACGTCAAAAAT ACACGGCTACTACTGTCAGTGATTCGGAGGCCAAGGGCCATGGGCGTCGACCCAGAAGACGCACAACGTCAGATGTTGGAGAGGATGTGGAAAAGGCAAAAAGATTGCAACAACAAGGACACTCAAGTGAACATGACACACAAGCTGCCCAGACACTATCTCGTCAGCAAATAATATCTATGGTAAAGAAGCGTTTTGGACTTAAACCAGAAGAGAATGGCAGGAATAAACCAAATGGGATGCAAGAGGATGAAGTG CCAGCTGTTCCCCCACCTCCAGTGTTGTCTTCTTCTCCGAAACAGCAGCGTTACCAGCTGCTGTTGGACAAACCTGGAACGTACCCTACAATGCCACGAAAAGAGGAAAATCATGTATCACACACTACTACCTCAACACCTG GGGTGGTGTATTTACAGTTTGGGGATGAGATTAAACGGGCCATGTTGCCAGCTGGTCTGGATGACATGTCACAGGTGCAAACACTGTTTAATCAAACATTCTCTGACAAGATCAAGGAACATGGAGGCAATCGCAGGACCATATATATCAAGGATAATTCCTGTGGTGTATTTTATGAACTGGACAATGTCAG TGATCTGTCAAACAAGTCTCATCTCAAAGTCTTGGAGACTAGGCCTTTCCAGAATGGTCCATTGTCTCATCCAGTAAGCAGCCCTACAGCTGTCCATACTGGTGCTCAAGTAACAAGCACTCCTTTACCAAATCACAGCTATGTGCCTCCTGCCAATGCCATCCATGGTGGCAGCGGCATCAAGTATACCCGGACAACCACAATGACGCGACAGCCGGTGAATGGAGGTCCAAGTGTAACTACTGTTACAAGGGTCGTTAACAATGGTGTTGGTGAAAATGCAGTTGCACGCACGGCAGTGTCTgaaggatcactaatggatagGAAAAAAGTTCCGCTGCCTGGACTTGGTACAATGCTTAAACCAAGAAG ACAGTCGCATGATCCAGTTGAGGATCAACTGGAAACACTTACCAGCATGTTGCAAGATGCCCTCAAAACAGGAAGCCAGGACAGCTTACCTGGCAAAAGCACAGAAGAGGAAAGTGCATCGAGCTCTCAGAGCAGTGTTATTGATCATGTTTCCACAGAAG CAAAATCTAAACAAATCCCAGCCCCACCTCCAAGAGCTTCCAGTCACACAGTATCAAGGGAATCTTCTCTAAAATATAGTCATACTTTGCAAAGAGATTCCCCACGAGGGACAAAGAGAGACATGAGTCAACAGTTTCAAACACAGACGCTTCCATTACCGACATCCAAGCAAAAACAGAGAGCATTAGCAGACAGCCCGACACCATTATCCTCGAACAGCTCAACATCATCTGGAAGTCATGCATCGGTCAGATATGAAG GCCGTGTAAAAGACAGACAGGCTCTTGAGGTCAGAGCATCCACGTTACGTGGGGATGTACGAATGCTGAGAGCTGACTTAAACCAGCTGAAGCAGTTTCAAACCTTTCAAGCCCAACAGTTTGATGAGCTAATAAGACATGCAAAAGAGCAAATTGTACAACAAGTTACCAGAATAAGTAAAG CTGAAGCATCTTCAGGGAATTCTTGTACACAGAAGATCCAAATGGATGAGATGGCGTATGTAAGAAGCAAGAATAATATTAACAGACAAATAAG TGAACTGGAAAGTGAAGTGGAGATGGTCCGTTTGGATGTTGTTCAGAAACGATGTATTGGAAACCCTGCTGAAGTTGACAGTCTCAACAATCAGTTGTCAATCATAAGCCGTCAAGTTTCTGATCTAAAGA GTGAATTTGCTGAACTacatgacaaaatgaaatcaaacaTGGCATCAGAACTGGAGGTCATTGTTCAGGGAGACAA ATTTTTAAAAGAAGAGCCTTCCAAGCTTGAGAGCCTGGTCAGCAGGTGTAAACACATAACAGGAACATTATTTACACTACAAAA GCTACTTTCTGCGCAGCAACAAATGAAGAGTGAAAGCGAAGCATCATCATTTAGCTCTCTTGAG GATGTTGATAAAGAGATAATCGATAGTATACGATCCGTGCAAAGAGATTATCTACAACAAAGAGCCTCAGATCATTACAGCGAG GAATCAAAGGCATCATCGCCAGGGAGAGGCCGCCAGAAAGTTCGTTTCTATGATGAGGTTACCCAGCTTCCGTAA
- the LOC138012544 gene encoding coiled-coil domain-containing protein AGAP005037-like isoform X1: protein MPKNVCILGIVKRRNNLSKGLKGKLFGGVKVKRARSFSGREKQKWSPSKDIKEDTATTVSDSEAKGHGRRPRRRTTSDVGEDVEKAKRLQQQGHSSEHDTQAAQTLSRQQIISMVKKRFGLKPEENGRNKPNGMQEDEVPAVPPPPVLSSSPKQQRYQLLLDKPGTYPTMPRKEENHVSHTTTSTPGVVYLQFGDEIKRAMLPAGLDDMSQVQTLFNQTFSDKIKEHGGNRRTIYIKDNSCGVFYELDNVSDLSNKSHLKVLETRPFQNGPLSHPVSSPTAVHTGAQVTSTPLPNHSYVPPANAIHGGSGIKYTRTTTMTRQPVNGGPSVTTVTRVVNNGVGENAVARTAVSEGSLMDRKKVPLPGLGTMLKPRRQSHDPVEDQLETLTSMLQDALKTGSQDSLPGKSTEEESASSSQSSVIDHVSTEAKSKQIPAPPPRASSHTVSRESSLKYSHTLQRDSPRGTKRDMSQQFQTQTLPLPTSKQKQRALADSPTPLSSNSSTSSGSHASVRYEGRVKDRQALEVRASTLRGDVRMLRADLNQLKQFQTFQAQQFDELIRHAKEQIVQQVTRISKAEASSGNSCTQKIQMDEMAYVRSKNNINRQISELESEVEMVRLDVVQKRCIGNPAEVDSLNNQLSIISRQVSDLKSEFAELHDKMKSNMASELEVIVQGDKFLKEEPSKLESLVSRCKHITGTLFTLQKLLSAQQQMKSESEASSFSSLEDVDKEIIDSIRSVQRDYLQQRASDHYSEESKASSPGRGRQKVRFYDEVTQLP, encoded by the exons GACTGAAAGGAAAGCTGTTCGGTGGAGTTAAGGTGAAGAGAGCTCGGTCGTTTTCTGGaagagaaaaacagaaatggtCTCCAAGCAAGGACATTAAAGAAG ACACGGCTACTACTGTCAGTGATTCGGAGGCCAAGGGCCATGGGCGTCGACCCAGAAGACGCACAACGTCAGATGTTGGAGAGGATGTGGAAAAGGCAAAAAGATTGCAACAACAAGGACACTCAAGTGAACATGACACACAAGCTGCCCAGACACTATCTCGTCAGCAAATAATATCTATGGTAAAGAAGCGTTTTGGACTTAAACCAGAAGAGAATGGCAGGAATAAACCAAATGGGATGCAAGAGGATGAAGTG CCAGCTGTTCCCCCACCTCCAGTGTTGTCTTCTTCTCCGAAACAGCAGCGTTACCAGCTGCTGTTGGACAAACCTGGAACGTACCCTACAATGCCACGAAAAGAGGAAAATCATGTATCACACACTACTACCTCAACACCTG GGGTGGTGTATTTACAGTTTGGGGATGAGATTAAACGGGCCATGTTGCCAGCTGGTCTGGATGACATGTCACAGGTGCAAACACTGTTTAATCAAACATTCTCTGACAAGATCAAGGAACATGGAGGCAATCGCAGGACCATATATATCAAGGATAATTCCTGTGGTGTATTTTATGAACTGGACAATGTCAG TGATCTGTCAAACAAGTCTCATCTCAAAGTCTTGGAGACTAGGCCTTTCCAGAATGGTCCATTGTCTCATCCAGTAAGCAGCCCTACAGCTGTCCATACTGGTGCTCAAGTAACAAGCACTCCTTTACCAAATCACAGCTATGTGCCTCCTGCCAATGCCATCCATGGTGGCAGCGGCATCAAGTATACCCGGACAACCACAATGACGCGACAGCCGGTGAATGGAGGTCCAAGTGTAACTACTGTTACAAGGGTCGTTAACAATGGTGTTGGTGAAAATGCAGTTGCACGCACGGCAGTGTCTgaaggatcactaatggatagGAAAAAAGTTCCGCTGCCTGGACTTGGTACAATGCTTAAACCAAGAAG ACAGTCGCATGATCCAGTTGAGGATCAACTGGAAACACTTACCAGCATGTTGCAAGATGCCCTCAAAACAGGAAGCCAGGACAGCTTACCTGGCAAAAGCACAGAAGAGGAAAGTGCATCGAGCTCTCAGAGCAGTGTTATTGATCATGTTTCCACAGAAG CAAAATCTAAACAAATCCCAGCCCCACCTCCAAGAGCTTCCAGTCACACAGTATCAAGGGAATCTTCTCTAAAATATAGTCATACTTTGCAAAGAGATTCCCCACGAGGGACAAAGAGAGACATGAGTCAACAGTTTCAAACACAGACGCTTCCATTACCGACATCCAAGCAAAAACAGAGAGCATTAGCAGACAGCCCGACACCATTATCCTCGAACAGCTCAACATCATCTGGAAGTCATGCATCGGTCAGATATGAAG GCCGTGTAAAAGACAGACAGGCTCTTGAGGTCAGAGCATCCACGTTACGTGGGGATGTACGAATGCTGAGAGCTGACTTAAACCAGCTGAAGCAGTTTCAAACCTTTCAAGCCCAACAGTTTGATGAGCTAATAAGACATGCAAAAGAGCAAATTGTACAACAAGTTACCAGAATAAGTAAAG CTGAAGCATCTTCAGGGAATTCTTGTACACAGAAGATCCAAATGGATGAGATGGCGTATGTAAGAAGCAAGAATAATATTAACAGACAAATAAG TGAACTGGAAAGTGAAGTGGAGATGGTCCGTTTGGATGTTGTTCAGAAACGATGTATTGGAAACCCTGCTGAAGTTGACAGTCTCAACAATCAGTTGTCAATCATAAGCCGTCAAGTTTCTGATCTAAAGA GTGAATTTGCTGAACTacatgacaaaatgaaatcaaacaTGGCATCAGAACTGGAGGTCATTGTTCAGGGAGACAA ATTTTTAAAAGAAGAGCCTTCCAAGCTTGAGAGCCTGGTCAGCAGGTGTAAACACATAACAGGAACATTATTTACACTACAAAA GCTACTTTCTGCGCAGCAACAAATGAAGAGTGAAAGCGAAGCATCATCATTTAGCTCTCTTGAG GATGTTGATAAAGAGATAATCGATAGTATACGATCCGTGCAAAGAGATTATCTACAACAAAGAGCCTCAGATCATTACAGCGAG GAATCAAAGGCATCATCGCCAGGGAGAGGCCGCCAGAAAGTTCGTTTCTATGATGAGGTTACCCAGCTTCCGTAA
- the LOC138012544 gene encoding coiled-coil domain-containing protein AGAP005037-like isoform X3, which translates to MSSGLKGKLFGGVKVKRARSFSGREKQKWSPSKDIKEDTATTVSDSEAKGHGRRPRRRTTSDVGEDVEKAKRLQQQGHSSEHDTQAAQTLSRQQIISMVKKRFGLKPEENGRNKPNGMQEDEVPAVPPPPVLSSSPKQQRYQLLLDKPGTYPTMPRKEENHVSHTTTSTPGVVYLQFGDEIKRAMLPAGLDDMSQVQTLFNQTFSDKIKEHGGNRRTIYIKDNSCGVFYELDNVSDLSNKSHLKVLETRPFQNGPLSHPVSSPTAVHTGAQVTSTPLPNHSYVPPANAIHGGSGIKYTRTTTMTRQPVNGGPSVTTVTRVVNNGVGENAVARTAVSEGSLMDRKKVPLPGLGTMLKPRRQSHDPVEDQLETLTSMLQDALKTGSQDSLPGKSTEEESASSSQSSVIDHVSTEAKSKQIPAPPPRASSHTVSRESSLKYSHTLQRDSPRGTKRDMSQQFQTQTLPLPTSKQKQRALADSPTPLSSNSSTSSGSHASVRYEGRVKDRQALEVRASTLRGDVRMLRADLNQLKQFQTFQAQQFDELIRHAKEQIVQQVTRISKAEASSGNSCTQKIQMDEMAYVRSKNNINRQISELESEVEMVRLDVVQKRCIGNPAEVDSLNNQLSIISRQVSDLKSEFAELHDKMKSNMASELEVIVQGDKFLKEEPSKLESLVSRCKHITGTLFTLQKLLSAQQQMKSESEASSFSSLEDVDKEIIDSIRSVQRDYLQQRASDHYSEESKASSPGRGRQKVRFYDEVTQLP; encoded by the exons ATGAGCTCAG GACTGAAAGGAAAGCTGTTCGGTGGAGTTAAGGTGAAGAGAGCTCGGTCGTTTTCTGGaagagaaaaacagaaatggtCTCCAAGCAAGGACATTAAAGAAG ACACGGCTACTACTGTCAGTGATTCGGAGGCCAAGGGCCATGGGCGTCGACCCAGAAGACGCACAACGTCAGATGTTGGAGAGGATGTGGAAAAGGCAAAAAGATTGCAACAACAAGGACACTCAAGTGAACATGACACACAAGCTGCCCAGACACTATCTCGTCAGCAAATAATATCTATGGTAAAGAAGCGTTTTGGACTTAAACCAGAAGAGAATGGCAGGAATAAACCAAATGGGATGCAAGAGGATGAAGTG CCAGCTGTTCCCCCACCTCCAGTGTTGTCTTCTTCTCCGAAACAGCAGCGTTACCAGCTGCTGTTGGACAAACCTGGAACGTACCCTACAATGCCACGAAAAGAGGAAAATCATGTATCACACACTACTACCTCAACACCTG GGGTGGTGTATTTACAGTTTGGGGATGAGATTAAACGGGCCATGTTGCCAGCTGGTCTGGATGACATGTCACAGGTGCAAACACTGTTTAATCAAACATTCTCTGACAAGATCAAGGAACATGGAGGCAATCGCAGGACCATATATATCAAGGATAATTCCTGTGGTGTATTTTATGAACTGGACAATGTCAG TGATCTGTCAAACAAGTCTCATCTCAAAGTCTTGGAGACTAGGCCTTTCCAGAATGGTCCATTGTCTCATCCAGTAAGCAGCCCTACAGCTGTCCATACTGGTGCTCAAGTAACAAGCACTCCTTTACCAAATCACAGCTATGTGCCTCCTGCCAATGCCATCCATGGTGGCAGCGGCATCAAGTATACCCGGACAACCACAATGACGCGACAGCCGGTGAATGGAGGTCCAAGTGTAACTACTGTTACAAGGGTCGTTAACAATGGTGTTGGTGAAAATGCAGTTGCACGCACGGCAGTGTCTgaaggatcactaatggatagGAAAAAAGTTCCGCTGCCTGGACTTGGTACAATGCTTAAACCAAGAAG ACAGTCGCATGATCCAGTTGAGGATCAACTGGAAACACTTACCAGCATGTTGCAAGATGCCCTCAAAACAGGAAGCCAGGACAGCTTACCTGGCAAAAGCACAGAAGAGGAAAGTGCATCGAGCTCTCAGAGCAGTGTTATTGATCATGTTTCCACAGAAG CAAAATCTAAACAAATCCCAGCCCCACCTCCAAGAGCTTCCAGTCACACAGTATCAAGGGAATCTTCTCTAAAATATAGTCATACTTTGCAAAGAGATTCCCCACGAGGGACAAAGAGAGACATGAGTCAACAGTTTCAAACACAGACGCTTCCATTACCGACATCCAAGCAAAAACAGAGAGCATTAGCAGACAGCCCGACACCATTATCCTCGAACAGCTCAACATCATCTGGAAGTCATGCATCGGTCAGATATGAAG GCCGTGTAAAAGACAGACAGGCTCTTGAGGTCAGAGCATCCACGTTACGTGGGGATGTACGAATGCTGAGAGCTGACTTAAACCAGCTGAAGCAGTTTCAAACCTTTCAAGCCCAACAGTTTGATGAGCTAATAAGACATGCAAAAGAGCAAATTGTACAACAAGTTACCAGAATAAGTAAAG CTGAAGCATCTTCAGGGAATTCTTGTACACAGAAGATCCAAATGGATGAGATGGCGTATGTAAGAAGCAAGAATAATATTAACAGACAAATAAG TGAACTGGAAAGTGAAGTGGAGATGGTCCGTTTGGATGTTGTTCAGAAACGATGTATTGGAAACCCTGCTGAAGTTGACAGTCTCAACAATCAGTTGTCAATCATAAGCCGTCAAGTTTCTGATCTAAAGA GTGAATTTGCTGAACTacatgacaaaatgaaatcaaacaTGGCATCAGAACTGGAGGTCATTGTTCAGGGAGACAA ATTTTTAAAAGAAGAGCCTTCCAAGCTTGAGAGCCTGGTCAGCAGGTGTAAACACATAACAGGAACATTATTTACACTACAAAA GCTACTTTCTGCGCAGCAACAAATGAAGAGTGAAAGCGAAGCATCATCATTTAGCTCTCTTGAG GATGTTGATAAAGAGATAATCGATAGTATACGATCCGTGCAAAGAGATTATCTACAACAAAGAGCCTCAGATCATTACAGCGAG GAATCAAAGGCATCATCGCCAGGGAGAGGCCGCCAGAAAGTTCGTTTCTATGATGAGGTTACCCAGCTTCCGTAA